The following proteins come from a genomic window of Geomonas sp. RF6:
- a CDS encoding PilN domain-containing protein: MRVKINLATRRYVNTRGVNGAIAAAILILLAALLFQIQDAAFRAGEIKRLKGATEAAAAKSGRTPQVSEQQYRALTTQIDAANKILSLKSVQWIPLLDQLEAVVPEGVALSSVEPEVKSNTVKVGGVSRSFSQLRTLLENLERSSYFSEVYLLTQQQTKVGLTQRGVTFTLTAKVKQP; encoded by the coding sequence ATGAGAGTAAAGATAAACCTCGCCACCAGGCGCTACGTGAACACGAGGGGGGTGAACGGGGCGATTGCCGCGGCGATCCTCATTCTCCTTGCAGCCCTCCTTTTCCAGATCCAGGATGCCGCCTTCCGCGCCGGCGAGATAAAGCGGCTGAAGGGGGCGACCGAGGCCGCGGCGGCGAAATCGGGGCGGACACCGCAGGTAAGCGAGCAGCAGTATCGCGCCCTCACGACCCAGATCGATGCCGCGAACAAGATCCTGTCGCTCAAGTCGGTGCAGTGGATTCCCCTCCTGGACCAGCTGGAGGCGGTCGTCCCCGAGGGGGTCGCGCTGAGTTCGGTCGAGCCCGAGGTGAAGTCGAACACGGTGAAGGTCGGCGGGGTCAGCCGCTCCTTCTCGCAGTTGCGCACCCTCCTGGAGAATCTCGAGCGTTCCAGCTATTTTTCGGAGGTGTACCTCTTGACCCAACAGCAGACCAAGGTAGGGTTGACGCAGCGCGGGGTGACCTTCACCCTGACCGCGAAGGTGAAGCAGCCATGA
- the pilM gene encoding type IV pilus biogenesis protein PilM gives MLFAKRGVGLELAPDGLKLALAGGSARALKVEGYQTAPFPEGTLRLSRREPNVLNPQAFVSAVREGYLKLLARGKSVSVSLPDAVGRVLLLDLEARFKSREEGLDIIRWKLKKNFPMEISSMHLDYQTLHQTESGAVSLLVSLISRDIITQYEELLLLAGVEPRFIDFTSFNLYRLFAHRLEMAENLAFVTFYGGSLSMLIFYAGELCFYRNKELASDAASLYREVNSSFLVYKDKFPGRPVNDVFCMAGPAEAEAFRVLVSEASGIEPVLLDVERLTSSGSGFSAERATLHTLCGALGAAARSLS, from the coding sequence ATGCTTTTTGCCAAGAGAGGAGTGGGGCTGGAGCTTGCCCCGGACGGCCTGAAGCTTGCCCTTGCGGGGGGAAGCGCCCGTGCGCTGAAGGTGGAGGGGTACCAGACGGCTCCCTTCCCGGAAGGGACGCTGCGCCTCTCGCGCCGGGAGCCGAATGTGCTGAACCCGCAAGCCTTCGTCTCCGCCGTGCGGGAGGGGTACCTGAAGCTTCTGGCCAGGGGGAAGTCCGTCTCGGTCTCCCTCCCGGACGCGGTGGGGCGCGTCCTCCTGCTCGATCTGGAAGCGCGCTTCAAGAGCCGGGAGGAGGGGCTGGACATCATCCGCTGGAAGCTCAAGAAGAACTTCCCGATGGAGATAAGCTCCATGCACCTCGACTACCAGACGCTGCACCAGACGGAGTCCGGCGCGGTGTCGCTCCTTGTCTCCCTCATCAGCAGGGATATCATCACCCAGTACGAGGAACTTCTCCTTCTGGCCGGCGTGGAGCCGCGCTTCATCGATTTCACCTCGTTCAACCTGTACCGGCTCTTTGCGCACCGGCTGGAGATGGCGGAGAACCTCGCCTTCGTGACCTTCTACGGCGGGTCGCTGAGCATGCTCATCTTCTATGCCGGCGAGCTCTGTTTCTACCGCAACAAGGAACTCGCCAGCGATGCCGCCTCGCTGTACCGCGAGGTTAACAGCTCCTTCCTCGTGTACAAGGACAAGTTCCCGGGGCGCCCGGTGAACGACGTCTTCTGCATGGCAGGTCCCGCGGAGGCGGAGGCATTTCGCGTCCTCGTCTCCGAGGCGAGCGGGATCGAGCCGGTCCTTCTCGACGTGGAGCGCCTGACGAGCTCCGGCAGCGGCTTCTCCGCGGAGCGCGCGACGCTGCACACCCTGTGCGGTGCGCTCGGCGCGGCGGCAAGGAGCCTGTCATGA